One window of Poseidonibacter antarcticus genomic DNA carries:
- a CDS encoding NAD(P)/FAD-dependent oxidoreductase, which translates to MKTNIYDVIVIGSGGAGMIAAITARKQGKNVLLLEKLSTLGAKLKATGGGKCNLTNTLSNEDFMNSFGKNGRFMSTAIEMLDKNSLREFFKSIGVETDTKDGFRIFPVTHNSSTIIKALEKELNRLEIEIKCDVKVENLLCEETKITGVNTNKGIFNCKNVIVATGGLGFPVLGANGDGYEFAKDLGHKITNLYPAMLPVYTKETWVANCTADTIAKAIIKIDLKKAKKLKAIGDLIFTSKGLRGPVVLDFSREITPLLEQYEEVPLLINMVKGKNEDDIFSHFKKQSVINPDATVLESLALLLPLSVSKELCNIVNADISLKFKDQKGEVRNNLVKIVASTPLTVIDSVGYKKAMITRGGVTLKEINPKTMQSKLIDGLYFCGEVMDLDGPCGGYNLQWSFSSGNLAGHLLQN; encoded by the coding sequence ATGAAAACAAATATATATGATGTAATAGTAATAGGTTCTGGTGGTGCGGGAATGATTGCTGCAATAACTGCAAGAAAACAAGGTAAAAACGTACTTCTTTTAGAAAAACTTTCAACACTTGGAGCAAAACTTAAAGCAACAGGTGGAGGAAAATGTAATTTAACAAATACGCTAAGTAATGAAGATTTTATGAACTCATTTGGGAAAAATGGACGTTTTATGAGTACTGCTATTGAAATGCTTGATAAGAATTCTTTAAGAGAATTTTTCAAAAGTATTGGAGTTGAAACTGATACAAAAGATGGTTTTAGAATTTTCCCAGTTACTCATAACTCATCAACAATTATAAAAGCATTAGAAAAAGAGCTAAATAGATTAGAAATTGAAATTAAATGTGATGTAAAAGTTGAAAACTTATTATGTGAAGAAACTAAAATTACAGGAGTAAATACTAATAAGGGAATATTTAATTGCAAAAATGTAATCGTAGCAACAGGAGGATTAGGTTTTCCTGTTCTTGGTGCTAATGGTGATGGATATGAATTTGCAAAAGATTTAGGACATAAAATTACTAACCTTTATCCTGCAATGCTTCCTGTTTATACAAAAGAAACTTGGGTTGCAAACTGTACCGCTGATACTATTGCAAAAGCTATTATCAAAATAGATTTGAAAAAAGCAAAAAAATTAAAAGCAATAGGTGATTTAATATTTACTTCAAAAGGTTTAAGAGGACCAGTAGTTTTAGATTTTTCAAGAGAAATCACACCATTATTAGAACAGTATGAAGAAGTTCCTTTACTAATTAATATGGTAAAAGGAAAAAATGAAGATGATATTTTCTCACATTTCAAAAAACAATCTGTCATTAATCCTGATGCAACAGTCTTAGAAAGTTTAGCCTTGTTACTTCCTCTATCAGTATCAAAAGAATTATGTAATATTGTAAATGCAGATATCTCATTAAAATTTAAAGATCAAAAAGGTGAAGTAAGAAATAATCTTGTAAAAATAGTAGCATCAACACCATTAACAGTAATAGATTCAGTGGGTTATAAAAAAGCAATGATTACAAGAGGTGGAGTTACACTAAAAGAGATTAATCCAAAAACAATGCAAAGTAAATTAATAGATGGATTATATTTCTGTGGGGAAGTAATGGATTTAGATGGACCTTGTGGTGGATATAATTTACAATGGTCATTTTCAAGCGGAAACTTAGCAGGACATTTATTACAAAACTAA
- a CDS encoding endonuclease/exonuclease/phosphatase family protein: MKIRLATFNLFQFVKPPHSWYTKKEKFTNEQWIKKTTWIKKQIKKMDADVIGFQEVFSRDALKILVNDLGYKYFETTDAAKLSKNNPLIFVSTTVAIASKYPITNMQEVKAHIPSIKKHNFEGFFKFSRIPIKATITLPNEKEFLVYVSHLKSNRLNEFEYVFNEEDKLSYKKELVNKALEDKYSSSLKRRLCEASSLFFDIKKSKKPCVLMCDLNDKEFSITIDALSNNKYHDEKRKETFILHDAYHQIEHEIYNPHPEQKEILRTPTSYFAGKGNVIDYIFVSKEFNKRNKQNIAKVSSYEIYDDAIRSNHDGSLLTSDHAQIVCELTFH; the protein is encoded by the coding sequence ATGAAAATAAGACTAGCAACATTTAACCTATTTCAATTTGTAAAACCACCACACTCATGGTACACTAAAAAAGAAAAGTTTACTAATGAACAATGGATAAAAAAAACCACTTGGATTAAAAAACAAATTAAAAAAATGGATGCTGATGTTATTGGTTTTCAAGAAGTTTTTTCAAGAGATGCATTAAAAATTCTAGTTAATGACTTAGGTTATAAATATTTTGAGACAACTGATGCTGCAAAATTAAGTAAAAATAATCCATTAATATTTGTATCTACAACAGTTGCAATTGCTTCAAAATATCCTATTACAAATATGCAAGAAGTTAAAGCACATATTCCAAGTATTAAAAAGCATAATTTTGAAGGTTTCTTTAAATTCTCGAGAATTCCTATTAAAGCAACAATAACTCTTCCTAATGAAAAAGAATTTTTAGTTTATGTTTCTCATCTGAAATCAAATAGATTAAATGAATTTGAATATGTTTTTAATGAAGAAGATAAATTATCTTATAAAAAAGAGTTAGTAAATAAAGCTTTAGAAGATAAATATTCATCTAGTCTAAAAAGAAGACTTTGTGAAGCTTCTTCACTTTTTTTTGATATTAAAAAATCAAAGAAACCATGTGTATTAATGTGTGATTTAAATGATAAAGAGTTTTCAATAACAATTGATGCTTTAAGTAATAATAAATATCATGATGAAAAGAGAAAAGAGACTTTTATTTTACATGATGCATATCATCAAATTGAACACGAAATATATAATCCTCATCCTGAACAAAAAGAGATTTTAAGAACTCCTACTAGTTATTTTGCTGGAAAAGGTAATGTTATTGATTATATTTTTGTTTCAAAAGAGTTTAATAAAAGAAATAAGCAAAATATTGCAAAAGTTAGTTCATATGAAATATATGATGATGCAATAAGAAGTAATCATGATGGATCTTTGCTTACAAGTGATCATGCACAAATAGTTTGCGAATTAACCTTTCATTAA